A genomic window from Corvus moneduloides isolate bCorMon1 chromosome 11, bCorMon1.pri, whole genome shotgun sequence includes:
- the TMEM43 gene encoding transmembrane protein 43 isoform X2 → MSRNFSDTGSRKEHVKITSEPKPGFLERLSETSGGMLIGLAAFLLSFYLLFTNEGRALRTAKSLDEGLSLVVRLDSIHSISQQNEGRLVHLAGALSTSKPLFDPSYGLSIQAVKLKRNVEMYQWVEYEDSKEYEENGEIKKETKYSYNTEWKSEVVNSRNFDREIGHKNPSAMAVESFTAVSPNVQVGSFVLSKGLVDKIDDFKQLSLSHLEDPHADVTRGGDYFYHSDNPRRPEVGDLRVSFFYAGLSGDDPYLGTAAKVTVIARQRGDQLVPYHTKSGDVLEILYPGDLSVEEVFQKEHESNTVKTWALRAAGWLSMFVGISLMTRIFYTLVDWFPVVRDLVNVGLKAFALCVASSLSLLTISVGWLFYRPLWALLLALLSIVPIAVARSRVPPKKQQ, encoded by the exons ATGTCGAGGAAC TTCTCTGACACGGGCAGCAGAAAAGAGCATGTTAAAATTACAAGTGAACCCAAACCAGGGTTCCTGGAGCGGCTCAGTGAGACTTCTGGAGGCATGTTGATTGGACTTGCGgcatttcttctgtctttctaCCTTCTTTTCACCAATGAA GGACGAGCTTTAAGGACAGCCAAGTCTCTCGATGAGGGGCTTTCTCTTGTGGTTCGTCTTGACAGCATCCACAGTATCTCTCAGCAGAATGAGGGGAGACTGGTGCACTTGGCTGGTGCTCTGAGTACATCTAAG CCTTTGTTTGACCCCAGCTATGGGCTCTCCATTCAGGCTGTCAAACTTAAGCGTAACGTGGAAATGTACCAGTGGGTAGAATATGAAGATTCCAA ggaATATGAAGAGAATGGGGAGATTAAGAAAGAGACAAAGTATTCATACA ATACAGAGTGGAAATCAGAAGTTGTGAACAGCAGAAACTTTGATCGAGAAATTGGACACAAAAACCCGAG TGCCATGGCTGTGGAGTCTTTCACTGCTGTTTCTCCTAACGTCCAGGTTGGCAGCTTTGTTCTTTCCAAGG GTCTCGTGGATAAAATTGATGATTTCAAGCAGTTGAGCTTGTCACACCTGGAGGATCCCCATGCTGACGTTACCCGAGGAGGAGATTACTTTTATCACAGTGACAACCCCAGGCGTCCAGAA GTGGGAGACCTTCGTGTCTCTTTCTTCTATGCAGGTCTGAGTGGAGATGATCCCTATTTGGGCACTGCTGCTAAG GTGACTGTGATTGCTCGGCAGCGAGGTGATCAGCTGGTTCCATATCATACCAAGTCTGGAGATGTTCTGGAGATTCTGTACCCTGGGGACCTCTCTGTGGAG GAGGTGTTTCAGAAGGAGCATGAGAGTAACACCGTGAAGACCTGGGCTCTCCGTGCAGCAGGCTGGCTCTCAATGTTTGTGGGCATCAGCCTGATGACCCGAATCTTTTACACGTTAG TGGACTGGTTTCCTGTCGTGAGGGACCTGGTGAACGTTGGACTGAAGGCGTTTGCCCTGTGTGTGGCCAGCTCGCTGTCCCTGCTGACCATCTCCGTGGGCTGGCTCTTCTACCGCCCGCTCTGGGCCCTGCTCCTCGCGCTGCTCTCCATAGTCCCCATCGCGGTGGCCAGATCCCGTGTTCCGCCCAAGAAGCAGCAGTGA
- the TMEM43 gene encoding transmembrane protein 43 isoform X1 has product MSRNQFSDTGSRKEHVKITSEPKPGFLERLSETSGGMLIGLAAFLLSFYLLFTNEGRALRTAKSLDEGLSLVVRLDSIHSISQQNEGRLVHLAGALSTSKPLFDPSYGLSIQAVKLKRNVEMYQWVEYEDSKEYEENGEIKKETKYSYNTEWKSEVVNSRNFDREIGHKNPSAMAVESFTAVSPNVQVGSFVLSKGLVDKIDDFKQLSLSHLEDPHADVTRGGDYFYHSDNPRRPEVGDLRVSFFYAGLSGDDPYLGTAAKVTVIARQRGDQLVPYHTKSGDVLEILYPGDLSVEEVFQKEHESNTVKTWALRAAGWLSMFVGISLMTRIFYTLVDWFPVVRDLVNVGLKAFALCVASSLSLLTISVGWLFYRPLWALLLALLSIVPIAVARSRVPPKKQQ; this is encoded by the exons ATGTCGAGGAAC CAGTTCTCTGACACGGGCAGCAGAAAAGAGCATGTTAAAATTACAAGTGAACCCAAACCAGGGTTCCTGGAGCGGCTCAGTGAGACTTCTGGAGGCATGTTGATTGGACTTGCGgcatttcttctgtctttctaCCTTCTTTTCACCAATGAA GGACGAGCTTTAAGGACAGCCAAGTCTCTCGATGAGGGGCTTTCTCTTGTGGTTCGTCTTGACAGCATCCACAGTATCTCTCAGCAGAATGAGGGGAGACTGGTGCACTTGGCTGGTGCTCTGAGTACATCTAAG CCTTTGTTTGACCCCAGCTATGGGCTCTCCATTCAGGCTGTCAAACTTAAGCGTAACGTGGAAATGTACCAGTGGGTAGAATATGAAGATTCCAA ggaATATGAAGAGAATGGGGAGATTAAGAAAGAGACAAAGTATTCATACA ATACAGAGTGGAAATCAGAAGTTGTGAACAGCAGAAACTTTGATCGAGAAATTGGACACAAAAACCCGAG TGCCATGGCTGTGGAGTCTTTCACTGCTGTTTCTCCTAACGTCCAGGTTGGCAGCTTTGTTCTTTCCAAGG GTCTCGTGGATAAAATTGATGATTTCAAGCAGTTGAGCTTGTCACACCTGGAGGATCCCCATGCTGACGTTACCCGAGGAGGAGATTACTTTTATCACAGTGACAACCCCAGGCGTCCAGAA GTGGGAGACCTTCGTGTCTCTTTCTTCTATGCAGGTCTGAGTGGAGATGATCCCTATTTGGGCACTGCTGCTAAG GTGACTGTGATTGCTCGGCAGCGAGGTGATCAGCTGGTTCCATATCATACCAAGTCTGGAGATGTTCTGGAGATTCTGTACCCTGGGGACCTCTCTGTGGAG GAGGTGTTTCAGAAGGAGCATGAGAGTAACACCGTGAAGACCTGGGCTCTCCGTGCAGCAGGCTGGCTCTCAATGTTTGTGGGCATCAGCCTGATGACCCGAATCTTTTACACGTTAG TGGACTGGTTTCCTGTCGTGAGGGACCTGGTGAACGTTGGACTGAAGGCGTTTGCCCTGTGTGTGGCCAGCTCGCTGTCCCTGCTGACCATCTCCGTGGGCTGGCTCTTCTACCGCCCGCTCTGGGCCCTGCTCCTCGCGCTGCTCTCCATAGTCCCCATCGCGGTGGCCAGATCCCGTGTTCCGCCCAAGAAGCAGCAGTGA
- the XPC gene encoding DNA repair protein complementing XP-C cells isoform X1, with amino-acid sequence MGPARAGSSMGRKRRAAPWPVAGKKRRSEGLREEDEDEEDEEEGAYDFEKKKPSVKKNSKAPARKKEEDCDTGVSNSAKTSKPSKQKEAKSQIKESKRNGRNKENCIKEETCSDSLKCLQKEMKTESPVKKEMDEDNTDDGGDDDDDESEDEWEDVEELQEPATGKLEEAAVLPSVGLPRNPVEIEIETPEQMKKRERREKRKAEFEMYLRRMMKRFSKEVREDTHKVHLLCLLANGFYRNRICSQPDLLAVGLSIVPARFTQVPAGHMGLVYLSNLVKWFVGTFTVNDELSTEKGEPLQSTLERRFAIYAAQDDEELVHIFLIILRALQLLCRLVLSFQPIPLKETRPKGKSSSKRLSHSSTSEGQERSAATPKAGAKKCPCKKTKQDEKSSESKEDKKEPKKPKTAQTERTHRSKLTKGSQEQKESNNESSLAEKDVPVRPKNDRRRRVASKVCYKEESGSDDGSGSNFEISEEESELSDEDFETVPKRRRSSLAPQNSKVTTIKSPKTETSESRLSKSSCGAEPKPAKSTTPALPQAQRKRSKIISSDEDDGQQEVRKAMGTDQWLEVFLEPEDKWVCVDCVHGNVGQPQLCFAHATKPLFYVVGFDNNGSVRDVTQRYDPAWMTSTRKSRVDPEWWEETLQPYESPDVERDRKEENEFQVKLQDQPLPTAIGEYKNHPLYALKRHLLKYQAIYPETAAILGYCRGEAVYSRDCIHTLHSRDTWLKQARVVRVGEMPYKMVKGFSNRARKARLAEPENRDREDLALFGHWQTEEYQPPIAVDGKVPRNEYGNVYLFLPSMLPVGCVQLKLPNLNRVARKLNIDCAQAITGFDFHGGYSHPVTDGYVVCEEYKEVLVAAWENEQAEIEKKEKEKREKRALGNWKLLTKGLLIRERLKQRYSIKTEPSAPETDKGGGFSSDEEGAPSSESAVGNTAIYWPQNRQLEKQEEKTTKKSKREKRGEAAQLFPFEKL; translated from the exons ATGGGACCTGCCCGCGCCGGCAGCAGCATGGGTAGAAAGCGCAGAGCAGCGCCCTGGCCCGTGGCCGGCAAAAAGAGGCGCTCCGAGGGGCTGCGggaggaagatgaagatgaggaggacgaggaggagggtGCGT atgattttgaaaagaaaaaacccagtgtAAAGAAGAACTCAAAGGCTCCAGctaggaaaaaggaagaagattGTGATACTGGAGTTTCCAACTCAGCAAAAACTTCCAAaccttcaaaacaaaaagaggcaaaatcacaaataaaagaaagtaaaagaaatggTAGGAATAAAGAGAATTGTATCAAAGAGGAAACATGCAG TGACTCACTGAAGTGtcttcagaaggaaatgaagacaGAATCTCCTGTTAAAAAAGAGATGGATGAAGACAATACTGATGAtggtggtgatgatgatgatgatgaaagTGAAGATGAATGGGAGGATGTGGAAG aactCCAGGAACCTGCTACAGGTAAGTTAGAAGAAGCTGCTGTTCTTCCATCAGTGGGGCTGCCAAGAAATCCCGTCGAGATTGAGATTGAAACCCCAGAGCAgatgaagaaaagagagaggag agaaaaaagaaaagctgagttTGAGATGTACCTTCGGAGAATGATGAAACGTTTCAGCAAGGAGGTTCGTGAGGACACACATAAG GTTCACCTGCTGTGTTTGTTAGCAAATGGTTTCTATAGGAACAGGATCTGCAGCCAGCCAGATCTCCTCGCCGTTGGTCTGTCCATCGTCCCCGCCCGCTTCACCCAAGTGCCCGCAGGCCACATGGGCCTCGTTTACCTTTCCAACTTGGTGAAATG GTTTGTTGGAACCTTCACTGTCAATGATGAGCTTTCCACTGAAAAAGGAGAGCCCCTTCAGTCAACACTGGAGAGGAGGTTTGCCATCTATGCTGCACAGGATGATGAGGAGCTGGTTCAT atatttttaattattctgcGAGCATTACAGCTGCTGTGTCGCCTCGTGCTGTCTTTTCAGCCTATTCCTCTCAAGGAGACGAGACCAAAG GGAAAGAGCTCATCCAAGAGGCTGTctcacagcagcacctctgagGGGCAGGAGCGTTCTGCCGCAACACCCAAAGCTGGGGCAAAAAAATGTCCctgcaaaaaaaccaagcagGACGAGAAATCCTCAGAGAGCAAAGAAGACAAGAAGGAgccaaagaaacccaaaactgCGCAGACTGAAAGGACACACAGGTCAAAGCTGACTAAAGGCAGCCAGGAACAGAAGGAATCAAATAATGAGAGCAGTTTAGCAGAAAAGGATGTGCCAGTCAGGCCCAAGAACGACCGCCGGAGACGAGTGGCCTCCAAGGTGTGTTACAAGGAAGAGAGTGGAAGTGATGATGGCAGTGGTTCAAACTTTGAGATTTCAGAGGAGGAGAGTGAACTCTCTGATGAGGATTTTGAAACTGTCCCTAAAAGGCGGAGGAGCTCACTGGCCCCCCAGAATTCAAAGGTGACAACTATAAAAAGCCCAAAAACTGAGACTTCAGAATCAAGGCTGTCAAAAAGTTCGTGTGGAGCTGAGCCTAAGCCAGCAAAAAGTACAACTCCAGCCTTGCCTCAagcacagaggaagagaagcaaaataatttctagtgATGAGGATGATGGACAGCAGGAAGTGAGGAAAGCAATGGGCACAGACCAGTGGCTGGAGGTTTTCCTTGAGCCTGAGGACAAATGGGTTTGTGTAGACTGTGTTCATGGCAATGTGggccagccccagctgtgctttGCACACGCCACAAAGCCGCTGTTCTACGTTGTGGGGTTTGACAACAATGGGAGTGTCAGGGATGTGACACAAAGATATGATCCAGCGTGGATGACCTCAACAAGGAAGAGCCGTGTGGACCCTGAGTGGTGGGAAGAGACACTGCAGCCATATGAAAGTCCTGATGTGGAGAGagacaggaaggaagaaaatgag TTTCAAGTGAAGCTTCAAGATCAACCTCTACCAACAGCAATTGGAGAGTACAAAAACCACCCTCTCTATGCACTGAAGAGGCACCTCTTGAAATACCAGGCCATCTATCCTGAGACAGCTGCTATCTTGGGCTACTGCAGAGGAGAGGCTGTCTACTCCAG AGACTGCATACACACACTGCACTCCAGGGACACTTGGCTGAAGCAAGCTCGAGTGGTGAGGGTTGGAGAAATGCCTTACAAG ATGGTGAAGGGATTTTCCAACCGGGCGAGGAAGGCACGCCTGGCAGAGCCGGAGAACCGGGACCGGGAGGACCTGGCGCTGTTCGGCCACTGGCAGACAGAGGAGTATCAGCCTCCCATAGCAGTGGATGGAAAG GTTCCTCGGAATGAATATGGAAATGTGTATCTCTTCCTGCCATCCATGTTACCTGTTGGCTGCGTGCAGCTGAAACTTCCAAACCTGAACAGAGTGGCACGGAAGTTGAACATTGACTGTGCTCAAGCCATCACTGGATTTGATTTTCACGGTGGCTACTCGCACCCAGT TACTGATGGGTATGTGGTGTGTGAAGAGTATAAAGAGGTCCTTGTTGCTGCCTGGGAGAATGAACaagcagaaatagaaaagaaggagaaggag AAGCGTGAGAAAAGAGCTTTAGGGAATTGGAAGCTGCTGACAAAAGGACTTCTCATCAGAGAGAGACTGAAGCAACGCTACTCCATCAAG ACTGAGCCATCAGCACCTGAGACAGACAAAGGAGGGGGATTCTCTTCTGATGAAGAAGGAGCTCCAAGCTCCGAGAGCGCAGTGGGGAACACAGCCATTTATTGGCCCCAAAATCGCCAGCTAGagaaacaagaagagaaaacaaccaaaaagaGCAAGcgagaaaagagaggagaagcagctcagTTGTTCCCATTTGAGAAATTGTGA
- the CHCHD4 gene encoding mitochondrial intermembrane space import and assembly protein 40 produces MSYCRQEGKDRIIFATKEDHETPSSAELVADDPDDPYEEQGLILPNGDINWNCPCLGGMASGPCGEQFKSAFSCFHYSTEEIKGSDCVDQFRAMQECMQKYPDLYPQEDENDEKSSKDLEAASMEAAAAKEEKGSS; encoded by the exons ATGTCCTACTGCAGGCAGGAAG gaaaagacagaataatATTTGCAACCAAGGAGGACCATGAGACACcgagcagtgctgagctggttGCAGATGACCCAGATGACCCTTATGAAGAACAAG GTTTGATATTGCCCAATGGAGATATCAATTGGAATTGCCCATGTCTGGGTGGAATGGCTAGTGGTCCCTGTGGGGAGCAGTTCAAGTCAGCCTTTTCTTGTTTCCACTAtagcacagaagaaataaagggATCAGACTGTGTGGACCAATTCCGTGCCATGCAGGAATGCATGCAAAAGTACCCAGATCTTTACCCTCAAGAGGATGAAAATGATGAGAAGTCCAGCAAAGATTTGGAAGCTGCCTCTATGGAGGCCGCTGCTGCCAAAGAGGAGAAGGGATCCAGCTAA
- the XPC gene encoding DNA repair protein complementing XP-C cells isoform X2, with the protein MGPARAGSSMGRKRRAAPWPVAGKKRRSEGLREEDEDEEDEEEDDFEKKKPSVKKNSKAPARKKEEDCDTGVSNSAKTSKPSKQKEAKSQIKESKRNGRNKENCIKEETCSDSLKCLQKEMKTESPVKKEMDEDNTDDGGDDDDDESEDEWEDVEELQEPATGKLEEAAVLPSVGLPRNPVEIEIETPEQMKKRERREKRKAEFEMYLRRMMKRFSKEVREDTHKVHLLCLLANGFYRNRICSQPDLLAVGLSIVPARFTQVPAGHMGLVYLSNLVKWFVGTFTVNDELSTEKGEPLQSTLERRFAIYAAQDDEELVHIFLIILRALQLLCRLVLSFQPIPLKETRPKGKSSSKRLSHSSTSEGQERSAATPKAGAKKCPCKKTKQDEKSSESKEDKKEPKKPKTAQTERTHRSKLTKGSQEQKESNNESSLAEKDVPVRPKNDRRRRVASKVCYKEESGSDDGSGSNFEISEEESELSDEDFETVPKRRRSSLAPQNSKVTTIKSPKTETSESRLSKSSCGAEPKPAKSTTPALPQAQRKRSKIISSDEDDGQQEVRKAMGTDQWLEVFLEPEDKWVCVDCVHGNVGQPQLCFAHATKPLFYVVGFDNNGSVRDVTQRYDPAWMTSTRKSRVDPEWWEETLQPYESPDVERDRKEENEFQVKLQDQPLPTAIGEYKNHPLYALKRHLLKYQAIYPETAAILGYCRGEAVYSRDCIHTLHSRDTWLKQARVVRVGEMPYKMVKGFSNRARKARLAEPENRDREDLALFGHWQTEEYQPPIAVDGKVPRNEYGNVYLFLPSMLPVGCVQLKLPNLNRVARKLNIDCAQAITGFDFHGGYSHPVTDGYVVCEEYKEVLVAAWENEQAEIEKKEKEKREKRALGNWKLLTKGLLIRERLKQRYSIKTEPSAPETDKGGGFSSDEEGAPSSESAVGNTAIYWPQNRQLEKQEEKTTKKSKREKRGEAAQLFPFEKL; encoded by the exons ATGGGACCTGCCCGCGCCGGCAGCAGCATGGGTAGAAAGCGCAGAGCAGCGCCCTGGCCCGTGGCCGGCAAAAAGAGGCGCTCCGAGGGGCTGCGggaggaagatgaagatgaggaggacgaggaggagg atgattttgaaaagaaaaaacccagtgtAAAGAAGAACTCAAAGGCTCCAGctaggaaaaaggaagaagattGTGATACTGGAGTTTCCAACTCAGCAAAAACTTCCAAaccttcaaaacaaaaagaggcaaaatcacaaataaaagaaagtaaaagaaatggTAGGAATAAAGAGAATTGTATCAAAGAGGAAACATGCAG TGACTCACTGAAGTGtcttcagaaggaaatgaagacaGAATCTCCTGTTAAAAAAGAGATGGATGAAGACAATACTGATGAtggtggtgatgatgatgatgatgaaagTGAAGATGAATGGGAGGATGTGGAAG aactCCAGGAACCTGCTACAGGTAAGTTAGAAGAAGCTGCTGTTCTTCCATCAGTGGGGCTGCCAAGAAATCCCGTCGAGATTGAGATTGAAACCCCAGAGCAgatgaagaaaagagagaggag agaaaaaagaaaagctgagttTGAGATGTACCTTCGGAGAATGATGAAACGTTTCAGCAAGGAGGTTCGTGAGGACACACATAAG GTTCACCTGCTGTGTTTGTTAGCAAATGGTTTCTATAGGAACAGGATCTGCAGCCAGCCAGATCTCCTCGCCGTTGGTCTGTCCATCGTCCCCGCCCGCTTCACCCAAGTGCCCGCAGGCCACATGGGCCTCGTTTACCTTTCCAACTTGGTGAAATG GTTTGTTGGAACCTTCACTGTCAATGATGAGCTTTCCACTGAAAAAGGAGAGCCCCTTCAGTCAACACTGGAGAGGAGGTTTGCCATCTATGCTGCACAGGATGATGAGGAGCTGGTTCAT atatttttaattattctgcGAGCATTACAGCTGCTGTGTCGCCTCGTGCTGTCTTTTCAGCCTATTCCTCTCAAGGAGACGAGACCAAAG GGAAAGAGCTCATCCAAGAGGCTGTctcacagcagcacctctgagGGGCAGGAGCGTTCTGCCGCAACACCCAAAGCTGGGGCAAAAAAATGTCCctgcaaaaaaaccaagcagGACGAGAAATCCTCAGAGAGCAAAGAAGACAAGAAGGAgccaaagaaacccaaaactgCGCAGACTGAAAGGACACACAGGTCAAAGCTGACTAAAGGCAGCCAGGAACAGAAGGAATCAAATAATGAGAGCAGTTTAGCAGAAAAGGATGTGCCAGTCAGGCCCAAGAACGACCGCCGGAGACGAGTGGCCTCCAAGGTGTGTTACAAGGAAGAGAGTGGAAGTGATGATGGCAGTGGTTCAAACTTTGAGATTTCAGAGGAGGAGAGTGAACTCTCTGATGAGGATTTTGAAACTGTCCCTAAAAGGCGGAGGAGCTCACTGGCCCCCCAGAATTCAAAGGTGACAACTATAAAAAGCCCAAAAACTGAGACTTCAGAATCAAGGCTGTCAAAAAGTTCGTGTGGAGCTGAGCCTAAGCCAGCAAAAAGTACAACTCCAGCCTTGCCTCAagcacagaggaagagaagcaaaataatttctagtgATGAGGATGATGGACAGCAGGAAGTGAGGAAAGCAATGGGCACAGACCAGTGGCTGGAGGTTTTCCTTGAGCCTGAGGACAAATGGGTTTGTGTAGACTGTGTTCATGGCAATGTGggccagccccagctgtgctttGCACACGCCACAAAGCCGCTGTTCTACGTTGTGGGGTTTGACAACAATGGGAGTGTCAGGGATGTGACACAAAGATATGATCCAGCGTGGATGACCTCAACAAGGAAGAGCCGTGTGGACCCTGAGTGGTGGGAAGAGACACTGCAGCCATATGAAAGTCCTGATGTGGAGAGagacaggaaggaagaaaatgag TTTCAAGTGAAGCTTCAAGATCAACCTCTACCAACAGCAATTGGAGAGTACAAAAACCACCCTCTCTATGCACTGAAGAGGCACCTCTTGAAATACCAGGCCATCTATCCTGAGACAGCTGCTATCTTGGGCTACTGCAGAGGAGAGGCTGTCTACTCCAG AGACTGCATACACACACTGCACTCCAGGGACACTTGGCTGAAGCAAGCTCGAGTGGTGAGGGTTGGAGAAATGCCTTACAAG ATGGTGAAGGGATTTTCCAACCGGGCGAGGAAGGCACGCCTGGCAGAGCCGGAGAACCGGGACCGGGAGGACCTGGCGCTGTTCGGCCACTGGCAGACAGAGGAGTATCAGCCTCCCATAGCAGTGGATGGAAAG GTTCCTCGGAATGAATATGGAAATGTGTATCTCTTCCTGCCATCCATGTTACCTGTTGGCTGCGTGCAGCTGAAACTTCCAAACCTGAACAGAGTGGCACGGAAGTTGAACATTGACTGTGCTCAAGCCATCACTGGATTTGATTTTCACGGTGGCTACTCGCACCCAGT TACTGATGGGTATGTGGTGTGTGAAGAGTATAAAGAGGTCCTTGTTGCTGCCTGGGAGAATGAACaagcagaaatagaaaagaaggagaaggag AAGCGTGAGAAAAGAGCTTTAGGGAATTGGAAGCTGCTGACAAAAGGACTTCTCATCAGAGAGAGACTGAAGCAACGCTACTCCATCAAG ACTGAGCCATCAGCACCTGAGACAGACAAAGGAGGGGGATTCTCTTCTGATGAAGAAGGAGCTCCAAGCTCCGAGAGCGCAGTGGGGAACACAGCCATTTATTGGCCCCAAAATCGCCAGCTAGagaaacaagaagagaaaacaaccaaaaagaGCAAGcgagaaaagagaggagaagcagctcagTTGTTCCCATTTGAGAAATTGTGA